The genomic DNA TATGCTGCGTGATCTCGATGATGAGGACAGCATAAACGGAAAACTTGCATATTATAACAAGAATGAGACTATTTCATATGTAGCAGATATGAAAAATGGAAGAATTGACGGTCAGAAAACAACTTTTGAAAAAGGAAAAGTAGCGGCTGTTGTTAATTTTTCCAATAATCTTGCCAACGGAAAAGGAACATTATACTATAAAGAAAAAAAATATGCAGAAGCAAACTATGCTTACGGATTTGCAGACGGTGATTTTACACTGTTTTATCCGGACGGATCAAAAGTATTGACTCTTACTTATAAAGACAATGATGTAATAAAAAGCCAGAATTTTAACTACAAACTACAGAAGTCAGGAATAGATGAATTTGATTCCCTTGATTTTTCAAAAGGTGAAATAGTTTACTATTACAATTCTGATGGTAATATCATATCAAAAGATTCAAAAGATGCTGTTTATTTTAGAAAACTTATGTCAAAAGAAGGAAACGAATACTTTGTAGTAGACTTTTTTCTTGAAACGGGAAATGTTCAGGGGATCGGGAAAGGATATAATCTGAAAGATTTTCAGGGTCATACTCTAAACGGACCTGTTGTCACATATTATGATAATGGAATTCTAAAATCAAAAGCTTCTTATAAAAATAAAAAACTTGACGGTGAGTCAACTTTATATGATTATTTTGGAAACATTGTAAGAACAGACATATATAAAGACGGAGTCATTCAAAGTGCCCGTTTCTTTGAAACAAATTAATCATTTTATCAATGTTAATTTTAATTATCCAAAGCCGGAAAAGGCTTAATTCAAAAAATTTTTTCAATAATACAAGAAATCAAAAAAGACGGTCTTTTTAAATAAAAAGTACCGTCTTTTATCATTATTCTTTTTTATCATTCTTTATTTTTTTAAATATTATAAAAATATTTTCATTTGTAAATATAAAAAAATTATTATTATATATATGTATTAAAAACAAATAATTAATTAAATCATTTTCTAAACTATCCCAAAAACTATGA from Sebaldella termitidis ATCC 33386 includes the following:
- a CDS encoding toxin-antitoxin system YwqK family antitoxin, with product MKKFILACLFLVSAFSFSLEKSGIKEYDSLDISKGKIIAYYNTKKQIVEEPAAMFYRKDYGKKGNYHLVADFYADTDTPEKIFMLRDLDDEDSINGKLAYYNKNETISYVADMKNGRIDGQKTTFEKGKVAAVVNFSNNLANGKGTLYYKEKKYAEANYAYGFADGDFTLFYPDGSKVLTLTYKDNDVIKSQNFNYKLQKSGIDEFDSLDFSKGEIVYYYNSDGNIISKDSKDAVYFRKLMSKEGNEYFVVDFFLETGNVQGIGKGYNLKDFQGHTLNGPVVTYYDNGILKSKASYKNKKLDGESTLYDYFGNIVRTDIYKDGVIQSARFFETN